Proteins encoded in a region of the Triticum dicoccoides isolate Atlit2015 ecotype Zavitan chromosome 3A, WEW_v2.0, whole genome shotgun sequence genome:
- the LOC119268881 gene encoding probable glutamate carboxypeptidase LAMP1, which yields MPPPLGDDDSCLLTPLISASPPPLPPRATARLHPLPLLVGALFATYYHLLVAPAPSYYQSLFLSLGCNDTAAAHLRALTVRPHLAGTEANALAADHVVSTLSSLSFPTRVTPYEVLLSYPVRRSLSLSAPGHATTTFALVQDTYPGDPYAAASAEVVPTFLAYAASGSAAAEVVYANYGRTEDYAYLASRGVNVTGKVALARYGKVYRGDIVINARDAGAAAAVIFTDAKDYTPGKAFPDGPWMPATGVQVGSTFKGVGDPTTPMWASSEGCERVSIAEAMATDDMPGIPALPVSGRDGEEILRLVGGDVAPEDWQGGEGAPVYHLGPGPAVLNLSYTGNETIATIQNVISVIEGKEEPDRYVILGNHRDAWTFGAADPNSGTAALLELAERLSKLQTKGWRPRRTIILCNWDAEEYGLIGSTEWVEENRAMLTSRTVAYLNVDVGVSGSGVDASATPQLDQLLKQASKKVQNPDNGTESLYDMWMASDNSLIGRLGGGGSDYSAFVQHIGIPSVDMAIGSGYAVYHSLYDDFTWMEKYGDPMFRRHVAVASIWGLVALRLSDEEILPFNYSSYVTELENGAVDINKRVLGMPVSLSPLHKSIKQLNRAVLKVDSELQALQTWKFWSPWRNDRLRVRDLNDRLMMTERAFTEREGLSGRPWYKHMIYGPSLYNDYGAEVYPGVDDAIQTAKKTNTSESWQSVQHEIHRIARVISQAALVLSGGLT from the exons atgccgccgCCGCTCGGCGACGACGACTCCTGCCTGCTTACCCCGCTCATCTccgcctcccctcctcctcttcctccccgggCAACCGCGAGGCTACACCCGCTCCCTCTCCTCGTCGGCGCCTTGTTCGCCACCTACTACCACCTCCTCGTCGCGCCCGCCCCGTCCTACTACCAATCCCTCTTCCTCTCACTGGGTTGCAACGACACCGCCGCCGCGCACCTGCGCGCGCTCACCGTCCGTCCCCACCTCGCGGGCACCGAGGCCAACGCGCTCGCCGCCGACCACGTCGTCTCCAcgctctcctccctctccttccccaccCGCGTCACGCCCTACGAAGTCCTCCTCTCCTACCCCGTCCgccgttccctctccctctccgcgcCAGGCCACGCCACCACCACCTTCGCGTTGGTGCAGGACACCTACCCCGGCGACCCCTACGCCGCGGCCTCGGCGGAGGTCGTCCCCACCTTCCTCGCCTACGCCGCGTCCGGCTCGGCCGCCGCCGAGGTGGTCTACGCCAACTACGGCCGCACGGAGGACTACGCCTACCTCGCCTCCCGCGGCGTAAACGTCACCGGGAAGGTCGCCCTCGCGCGCTACGGCAAGGTGTACCGGGGCGACATCGTGATAAACGCCCGTGAcgctggcgcggcggcggcggtgatatTCACCGACGCCAAGGACTACACACCGGGGAAGGCCTTTCCGGATGGGCCGTGGATGCCGGCGACCGGCGTGCAGGTGGGGAGCACGTTCAAGGGGGTGGGGGACCCCACGACGCCGATGTGGGCGTCGTCGGAAGGGTGCGAGCGCGTGAGCATCGCGGAGGCGATGGCCACGGACGACATGCCGGGGATACCGGCGCTGCCGGTGTCGGGAAGGGACGGGGAGGAGATACTGCGGCTCGTCGGCGGGGACGTCGCGCCAGAGGATTGGCAAGGCGGCGAGGGCGCGCCGGTTTACCACCTCGGGCCCGGGCCGGCGGTGCTCAATCTGTCCTACACA GGGAATGAGACGATAGCTACTATTCAGAATGTTATTTCGGTGATTGAAGGGAAAGAAGAACCAGATAG GTATGTTATTCTTGGCAACCATCGGGATGCGTGGACATTTGGGGCAGCTGACCCAAACAGCGGAACGGCAGCCTTGCTTGAG CTAGCTGAAAGGTTGTCTAAGCTACAAACCAAGGGTTGGAGACCTCGCCGGACCATCATTTTGTGTAATTGGGATGCCGAAGAGTACggattg ATAGGATCCACAGAATGGGTTGAAGAGAACAGGGCAATGCTAACTTCAAGAACTGTTGCTTACCTGAATGTAGATGTTGGGGTGTCTGGTTCTGGAGTTGACGCGTCAGCCACTCCTCAACTTGATCAATTGCTTAAGCAAGCGAGTAAGAAG GTTCAAAATCCCGATAATGGAACAGAAAGTCTGTATGACATGTGGATGGCTTCTGATAATTCTCTG ATTGGAAGGTTAGGAGGTGGAGGATCAGATTATTCTGCCTTTGTTCAACATATTGGTATTCCTTCAGTCGACATGGCTATTGGGTCAG GATACGCAGTGTACCATAGCTTGTATGATGACTTCACATGGATGGAGAAGTATGGAGATCCCATGTTCCGCAGGCATGTCGCAG TGGCAAGCATATGGGGGCTTGTTGCTTTGAGGCTTTCAGATGAGGAGATCCTACCCTTCAACTACAGCTCTTATGTAACAGAGCTTGAG aatggtgCTGTGGATATAAATAAGAGAGTACTAGGAATGCCTGTCAGCTTATCTCCCCTCCACAAGTCAATCAAACAGCTCAATAGAGCAGTGCTGAAAGTGGATTCTGAACTTCAG GCTCTGCAAACATGGAAATTTTGGTCCCCATGGCGAAACGACCGGTTGAGGGTAAGAGATCTGAATGACCGGCTGATGATGACCGAACGGGCATTCACAGAGAGGGAAGGACTGTCTGGGAGACCATGGTACAAACACATG ATTTATGGACCTTCACTGTACAACGATTATGGAGCGGAAGTGTATCCAGGTGTGGATGATGCCATTCAGACTGCAAAGAAAACAAATACCTCCGAGTCCTGGCAATCTGTACAGCATGAGATCCACAGGATTGCTAGAGTCATCAGCCAAGCCGCGTTAGTCCTAAGTGGAGGGTtgacatga
- the LOC119268883 gene encoding tryptophan--tRNA ligase, chloroplastic/mitochondrial-like isoform X1: MSRALLSHILHRPPLLAYARSPSSHPLSCALNAWAVGADADTFFYVSRRLGFARRSRSGVRGGALPSRLRALRLNCSAAEATASADEAPAPPARKKRVVSGVQPTGMVHLGNYLGAIKNWVALQDLYETFFFIVDLHAITLPYDAPELSKATRSTAAIYLACGIDSSKASIFVQSHVRAHIELMWLLSSSTPIGWLNKMIQFKEKSRKAGNENVGVALLTYPVLMASDILLYQSDLVPVGEDQTQHLELTREISERVNNLYGGRKWKKLGGRGGSLFKVPEALIPPAGARVMSLTDGLSKMSKSAPSDLSRINLLDPKDVIVNKIKRCKTDSLPGLEFDNPERPECKNLLSVYQIITGKTKEEVVSECQDMNWGTFKVTLTDALIDHLQPIQVRYEEIMSDPGYLDNVLLNGAGKASEIADATLNNVYQAMGFLRR, from the exons ATGAGCCGCGCGCTCCTCTCCCACATCCTCCACCGCCCGCCTCTCCTCGCGTACGCGCGCTCTCCTTCTTCCCACCCTCTCTCGTGCGCCCTGAACGCCTGGGCTGTCGGAGCTGACGCTGATACTTTTTTTTATGTCTCCCGCCGTTTGGGCTTCGCGCGCAGGTCGAGGAGTGGCGTCCGAGGAGGAGCGCTGCCTTCCCGCCTCCGCGCTCTCCGCCTCAACTGCAGCGCGGCTGAAGCAACCGCCTCGGCCGATGAGGCGCCTGCTCCCCCGGCGAGGAA GAAAAGAGTAGTTTCTGGTGTACAGCCAACAGGAATGGTGCACCTTGGAAATTATCTTGGCGCTATTAAGAACTGGGTTGCACTTCAG GATTTGTATGAGACATTCTTTTTCATTGTGGACCTGCATGCG ATTACTTTGCCATATGATGCACCAGAGCTATCTAAAGCTACAAGAAGCACCGCTGCAATTTATCTAGCATGCGGCATTGATAGCTCCAAG GCTTCTATTTTTGTACAGTCTCATGTCCGTGCCCATATTGAGCTGATGTGGCTGCTGAGTTCTTCAACTCCTATTGGTTGGCTGAATAAAATGATTCAGTTCAAAGAGAAATCACGCAAGGCG GGTAATGAAAATGTTGGAGTGGCACTTTTGACGTACCCTGTTCTAATGGCTTCTGACATCCTTCTGTACCAG TCCGATTTGGTACCTGTTGGGGAAGATCAGACACAACATTTGGAATTAACTCGTGAAATTTCTGAACGTGTAAATAATCTATATGGTGGAAGAAAGTGGAAGAAATTGGGAGG GAGAGGCGGTTCATTATTTAAG GTTCCTGAAGCCCTTATCCCTCCAGCAGGGGCCCGTGTGATGTCCTTAACTGATGGCCTCTCCAAG ATGTCGAAGTCTGCTCCTTCAGATTTGTCTCGCATTAACCTTCTTGACCCAAAAGAT GTGATTGTGAACAAAATCAAACGCTGCAAAACTGACTCGCTCCCTGG CTTGGAATTCGACAACCCAGAGAGGCCGGAATGCAAAAATCTTCTCTCAGTCTACCAGATCATCACTGGAAAAACGAAAGAG GAAGTTGTTAGTGAATGCCAAGATATGAACTGGGGGACGTTCAAGGTTACCCTTACGGATGCCTTAATTGATCATCTGCAACCTATTCAG GTTCGATACGAGGAGATCATGTCTGATCCAGGTTATTTGGACAATGTTCTGCTAAATGGGGCAGGGAAAGCTTCTGAGATAGCAGACGCCACCCTCAACAACGTCTACCAAGCCATGGGTTTCTTGCGCAGATAG
- the LOC119268883 gene encoding tryptophan--tRNA ligase, chloroplastic/mitochondrial-like isoform X2, which produces MSRALLSHILHRPPLLASRSGVRGGALPSRLRALRLNCSAAEATASADEAPAPPARKKRVVSGVQPTGMVHLGNYLGAIKNWVALQDLYETFFFIVDLHAITLPYDAPELSKATRSTAAIYLACGIDSSKASIFVQSHVRAHIELMWLLSSSTPIGWLNKMIQFKEKSRKAGNENVGVALLTYPVLMASDILLYQSDLVPVGEDQTQHLELTREISERVNNLYGGRKWKKLGGRGGSLFKVPEALIPPAGARVMSLTDGLSKMSKSAPSDLSRINLLDPKDVIVNKIKRCKTDSLPGLEFDNPERPECKNLLSVYQIITGKTKEEVVSECQDMNWGTFKVTLTDALIDHLQPIQVRYEEIMSDPGYLDNVLLNGAGKASEIADATLNNVYQAMGFLRR; this is translated from the exons ATGAGCCGCGCGCTCCTCTCCCACATCCTCCACCGCCCGCCTCTCCTCGC GTCGAGGAGTGGCGTCCGAGGAGGAGCGCTGCCTTCCCGCCTCCGCGCTCTCCGCCTCAACTGCAGCGCGGCTGAAGCAACCGCCTCGGCCGATGAGGCGCCTGCTCCCCCGGCGAGGAA GAAAAGAGTAGTTTCTGGTGTACAGCCAACAGGAATGGTGCACCTTGGAAATTATCTTGGCGCTATTAAGAACTGGGTTGCACTTCAG GATTTGTATGAGACATTCTTTTTCATTGTGGACCTGCATGCG ATTACTTTGCCATATGATGCACCAGAGCTATCTAAAGCTACAAGAAGCACCGCTGCAATTTATCTAGCATGCGGCATTGATAGCTCCAAG GCTTCTATTTTTGTACAGTCTCATGTCCGTGCCCATATTGAGCTGATGTGGCTGCTGAGTTCTTCAACTCCTATTGGTTGGCTGAATAAAATGATTCAGTTCAAAGAGAAATCACGCAAGGCG GGTAATGAAAATGTTGGAGTGGCACTTTTGACGTACCCTGTTCTAATGGCTTCTGACATCCTTCTGTACCAG TCCGATTTGGTACCTGTTGGGGAAGATCAGACACAACATTTGGAATTAACTCGTGAAATTTCTGAACGTGTAAATAATCTATATGGTGGAAGAAAGTGGAAGAAATTGGGAGG GAGAGGCGGTTCATTATTTAAG GTTCCTGAAGCCCTTATCCCTCCAGCAGGGGCCCGTGTGATGTCCTTAACTGATGGCCTCTCCAAG ATGTCGAAGTCTGCTCCTTCAGATTTGTCTCGCATTAACCTTCTTGACCCAAAAGAT GTGATTGTGAACAAAATCAAACGCTGCAAAACTGACTCGCTCCCTGG CTTGGAATTCGACAACCCAGAGAGGCCGGAATGCAAAAATCTTCTCTCAGTCTACCAGATCATCACTGGAAAAACGAAAGAG GAAGTTGTTAGTGAATGCCAAGATATGAACTGGGGGACGTTCAAGGTTACCCTTACGGATGCCTTAATTGATCATCTGCAACCTATTCAG GTTCGATACGAGGAGATCATGTCTGATCCAGGTTATTTGGACAATGTTCTGCTAAATGGGGCAGGGAAAGCTTCTGAGATAGCAGACGCCACCCTCAACAACGTCTACCAAGCCATGGGTTTCTTGCGCAGATAG